One Archangium violaceum genomic window, TGTGAGTGATGTAATAGAGGGGCAGACGGTGCTTGCTCAGTTCGAGACGGCTCTTGCCAAATTCATCTCGACTATTGATGCCCGCGAGGAAGAGGCACAGAAGGAGAAGGAAGCACGCAAGGCCGGCAAGAAGGCCGAGCGTCGGGTGAAACCGTTCAAGTCCGCTCCCCGGTTGCGGGATGATTGGACGTTCGTGCTCCAGCCCTACTTCGACCTGGACAGCCCACCTCCCGGCGCCGAGACCGTACTCACGCCGGAACTGCTCGAGGACAACGAGGCGAAGGTCGGTGCGCTCACATTCAACCCTGGGGATTTGCTTGAGATCCCGACGCCGGGCATCGGCCGAGCTCTCGAGTGGTGGCACTATGAGACTGAGCACGCCAACCGGACGCCCTGGGGCCAGTTGCTTACCGAGATTGGCTACGGATACCCGGTCCTCTCGGCCCCAGCCCTCCCCCTGCGTGATATCCTCCCCCGCCGTTATCTCAGCCGAGGCATGGACTTCGCTGAGGGCGACGAGTTGGGCAAAATAAAGGGCGGTGGCGTCATCGGATTCATGCTTGAAAACGAGAGCACCAAGGCTGAACTACCCGAGCGTGCAAAGTCCGCCGCCCGCCCCCCACCGCTGGCTGGTGGGGCCGGCAACTGACACCACCGCCGGGCCATGCCGGCGAGCCGAACGCAAGAGAGGTCCACAATGTCGAGCTGGTCTCGTACGCCGTCTCTACCTGGGGTGTTGCTCCTCGTAGCGATCGGGGCTTGCCGGGGAGCGGATGCCTCATCGAAAACGCCATCCACCCCTACTGCACCGACGCCTGCGGTCACTCAGACCGCTCCTTCCGGTGCGTGTGTGGGCGCAGCGCCAGCCCCACAGGCACAGACTGCGCCTCCAGCGCCCGCGAAGCCCGCTGACATCGGCGCCTGGGGCGCGGGAGTTCGCGACCTGGTCGCTGACCCATATGATCCTCCGTCAAGCTACTTCGCGGTGAAAGCCCGGATCGAGTCCGTGCCCTGTGAGCAGGTGCTACAACTCGGGCCCGAGGGCTTCCTTATCCGCTACACCCCCCCTATCGGGGGCGGCCTTATCTGCTCGACGTGCAGCGAGACATTGCTGCCTACTACAAGAAATGCCGGGTCGAAGGGTACCGCTCTCTGCTTGCCAGGCTACCGCGCCAGGAACGTCGTTGGGTGGATGCTGTCCGCCCCCGGATGCAAGCCTTCATCAGTACCCTCTACAACTTGCGCGAGCAGTGTAGCCCGCGAAAAGACCTCGTTTACGACCAGCGGGAGACGCTCGCGCTGCTGCGGTTGGAAGATCTCCTCGCCCGTTTCGTCGAACAGGTGACCGCTCCCGAGGGAGACCAGGGGCCGCGTTGTGACACGCAGGACTTCGCGCCCGTACGTGCGGAGGCTACCGCGCTCATCGCGCGCCCCTGCCCTCCTCCAGCCGATGCGGATGAGGAGGATCGTCTCCTGCACGAGCGTTCGCTGGACCTCGCAGCACCAGGGTTCAACGTCTCAACTGATGACCTGAAACCCTACTGCGAGCATTTCCCTCGAGCTGCGATGCAGCCACTGCTCGTCTTCGCGCATGAGCTGCTGCTCCAGGAGAAATAGGGGAGCGAAGGAGCCGAATCCGGCGTAGAGTTCGCAACGAGGGGGGCTCTCATGGCGCACATCTTTCACTCGCGTTGGCGAGTACCTGGGCGATTTTCCGACTACGTCATCCTTCGTGGCTCGAGCGCCAGGGGAGAACGTATCGGCCAACAGGTACCGGGGGTTTTCGTCACCTCCCTGCTGGAGGGATGGCTGACGTCGGGCCCCTCACGGACCCTGCACGAAATCTACGAGTCCCTCGGAGGAACGCTCCCTCTGGGTCTCACCGTGCAGGAGCGCACCCGGTACGATCAGCGGATCAAGGAGCGCCTCCAGGACGCCTTCCTGTTTGGCGAACTGGTGGCTTTCGAAATCAAGCACCCCCTGCCGCAGGCCTGGCCGGTCGCGCGAGTGAGGCCCCAGCCCAGGTTCGCGGAGCTTGAGCCCGAGCCCGAGCCCGAGCCCGAGCGGACCTTCATCCTCATCCGGCTGGTGGACGATGAAGGCAATCCCGTGCCGGGCGCGCGCTACCGTGTCGAGTTGCCGGATGGCGCTGTCCGGGAGGGACGGCTGAACTCGAGCGGCGAGGCCCGCGAGAACTACGTCGTCCCCGGGGAATGCAAGGTGACCTTCCCCGAGCTCGAGGACAGCGCCTGGCAGCCGGGCAGTCCGTCCGAGAAGGCGACTGCCTGAACGGGCATCAGGCTGGCCCCGTGTCGAGCGGCAACTCGAGGGTGAAGGTGGCTCCGCCGCCGGGCGTAGGGGTGACCGTGATGTGCCCGGAGTGCTCCTCCACCACCTGCCGGGCGATCCACAACCCCAGGCCGAACCCGCCGTAATGGCGTGAGGAGACCGCGCGCTCGAAGCGCTCGAAGATGCGGGAGCGGTCTAGCGGAGCGATGCCGATGCCATGGTCGGCCACCGTCACCCTGGCTGTGCCCCCCTGCGTTCCGAGGCTCACCTCCACGGGCCTGCCCATTCCAAACTTCACGGCGTTGGATAGCAGGTTCTGGATGACCTGGCGGATGCGCGGGCGGTCACATGTCACGATGACGGCGGCCTCCCCCTGGAAGGAGAGGGTGCTGCCGGCACGCGAGGCCTCGTCCCGCACGGCCTCGACCGCCTCGGTCACGAGCTCCCTCAAATCCACTTCGCACAAGTGCAGGTGGAGCTGGCCGGTGTTGATCCTCGACACATCCAGGAGCGTCTCGACCAGCGAGGCCAATCCCTGAACGGTCTGGGCGGCCGTTTCGAGTCGCGCCCCGACGCGCGCCCGGCTCTCCTCGCTCAGGCCGCGCCCCACGAGCTCCATTTGGAGGCGGAAGCGGGTCAGGGGCGTCTTCAGCTCGTGGCTGGCCACGGAGAGGAATTCGTCCCGGGCGTGAACGGCTTCCCGGAGGCCGGCCTCGAGCGCCTCGCGGCGGAAGAGCTCCCGGCGCATTCTCGAGAGCTCGAGGTTGGAGCGCACCCGCGCGATCAGCTCCCGGGCGGAGAATGGCTTCACGAGGTAGTCATCCGCTCCCGCGTCGAGTCCGCCCACGGCGGCTTCGGGACCGGCCTGGGCGGACAGCAGGAGGATGGGGATGGTGCGGAGGCCCGGGTCTTCGCGGAGCCGTTGGACCAGCCCCAGCCCGTCCAGGCCCGGCATCATCACGTCGGTGACGATGACGTCCGGACGCTGGCTGTTCGCGGC contains:
- a CDS encoding carboxypeptidase-like regulatory domain-containing protein is translated as MAHIFHSRWRVPGRFSDYVILRGSSARGERIGQQVPGVFVTSLLEGWLTSGPSRTLHEIYESLGGTLPLGLTVQERTRYDQRIKERLQDAFLFGELVAFEIKHPLPQAWPVARVRPQPRFAELEPEPEPEPERTFILIRLVDDEGNPVPGARYRVELPDGAVREGRLNSSGEARENYVVPGECKVTFPELEDSAWQPGSPSEKATA